One stretch of Lemur catta isolate mLemCat1 chromosome 2, mLemCat1.pri, whole genome shotgun sequence DNA includes these proteins:
- the TMEM151B gene encoding transmembrane protein 151B, translating to MSPPGSAAGESAGGGGGGGGPGVPEEPTAAAADEGPAREEQRPIQPSFTKSLCRESHWKCLLLSLLMYGCLGAVAWCHVTTVTRLTFSSAYQGNSLMYHDSPCSNGYVYIPLAFLLMLYAVYLVECWHCQARHELQHRVDVSSVRERVGRMQQATPCIWWKAISYHYVRRTRQVTRYRNGDAYTTTQVYHERVNTHVAEAEFDYARCGVRDVSKALVGLEGAPATRLRFTKCFSFASVEAENAYLCQRARFFAENEGLDDYMEAREGMHLKNVDFREFMVAFPDPARPPWYACSSAFWAAALLTLSWPLRVLAEYRTAYAHYHVEKLFGLEGPGSASSAGGGLSPSDELLPPLTHRLPRVNTVDSTELEWHIRSNQQLVPSYSEAVLMDLAGLGARCGGAAGGGYAPSCRYGGVGGPGAAGVAPYRRSCEHCQRAVSSSSIFSRSALSICASPRAGPGPGGGAGCGGSRFSLGRLYGSRRSCLWRSRSGSVNEASCPTEQTRLSSQASMGDDEDDDEEEAGPPPPYHDALYFPVLIVHRQEGCLGHSHRPLHRHGSCVETSL from the exons CAGCGTCCCATCCAGCCCTCTTTCACCAAGTCCCTCTGCCGTGAGTCCCACTGGAAGTGCCTCCTGCTCTCGCTGCTCATGTACGGCTGCCTGGGGGCAGTGGCCTGGTGCCATGTCACCACGGTGACGCGCCTCACCTTCAGCAGCGCCTACCAGGGCAACAGCCTCATGTACCATGACAGCCCCTGCTCCAACGGCTATGTCTACATCCCCCTGGCCTTCCTACTCATGTTGTACGCCGTCTACCTGGTGGAGTGTTGGCACTGCCAAGCCCGCCATGAGCTGCAGCACCGTGTGGATGTGAGCAGTGTGCGGGAGCGTGTGGGCCGCATGCAGCAGGCCACACCCTGCATCTGGTGGAAGGCCATCAGCTACCACTATGTCCGCCGCACCCGCCAGGTCACCCGGTACCGCAATGGAGACGCCTACACCACCACCCAG GTCTACCATGAGCGCGTTAACACGCACGTGGCGGAGGCGGAGTTCGACTACGCGCGCTGCGGCGTCCGCGACGTGTCCAAGGCGCTGGTGGGGCTGGAGGGCGCGCCGGCCACGCGGCTGCGCTTCACCAAGTGCTTCAGCTTCGCGAGCGTGGAGGCCGAGAACGCGTACCTGTGCCAGCGCGCGCGCTTCTTCGCTGAGAACGAAGGCCTGGACGACTACATGGAGGCACGCGAGGGCATGCACCTCAAGAACGTGGACTTCCGCGAGTTCATGGTGGCCTTCCCGGACCCGGCCAGGCCGCCATGGTACGCCTGCTCGTCGGCCTTCTGGGCCGCCGCGCTGCTCACGCTGTCCTGGCCGCTGCGCGTGCTGGCCGAGTACCGCACGGCCTACGCGCACTACCACGTGGAGAAGCTCTTCGGCCTGGAGGGCCCGGGCTCAGCGAGCAGCGCGGGCGGCGGCCTCAGCCCCAGCGACGAGCTGCTGCCCCCGCTCACCCACCGCCTGCCGCGGGTCAACACGGTGGACAGCACGGAGCTCGAGTGGCACATCCGCTCCAACCAGCAGCTGGTGCCCAGCTACTCCGAGGCTGTGCTCATGGAcctggcggggctgggggcgcgCTGCGGCGGGGCGGCCGGCGGCGGCTACGCGCCCTCCTGTCGCTACGGCGGGGTGGGCGGCCCGGGCGCGGCGGGCGTGGCCCCGTACCGGCGCAGCTGCGAGCACTGCCAGCGCGCCGTCAGCAGCTCGTCCATCTTCTCGCGCAGCGCCCTGAGCATCTGCGCCAGCCCGCGGGCCGGCCCGGGGCCTGGAGGCGGCGCCGGCTGCGGGGGCAGCCGCTTCTCCCTCGGCCGCCTCTACGGCTCCCGGCGCAGCTGCCTGTGGCGCAGCCGGAGCGGAAGCGTCAACGAGGCGAGCTGCCCCACGGAGCAGACGCGGCTGTCGAGCCAGGCCAGCATGGGGGACGACGAGGACGACGACGAGGAGGAGGCTGGGCCGCCGCCGCCCTACCACGACGCCCTCTACTTCCCGGTCCTCATCGTCCACCGGCAGGAGGGGTGTCTGGGCCACAGCCACCGGCCGCTGCACCGCCACGGCTCCTGCGTAGAGACCTCACTGTGA